The following proteins are co-located in the Phyllostomus discolor isolate MPI-MPIP mPhyDis1 chromosome 1, mPhyDis1.pri.v3, whole genome shotgun sequence genome:
- the RNASE12 gene encoding probable inactive ribonuclease-like protein 12, whose protein sequence is MIIMVIIFLLILFWENELYEEVAESTIEHLHVDYPQSNIRVRYCNHMIFQRIIKEPDNTCKKEHVFIHERPRKINSVCTSPKKIACQNHSSTLCFQSETKFKMTVCKLTEGVRYPACRYHLSPTEGFILVTCDNTGPVTFQRYVD, encoded by the coding sequence ATGATAATAATGGTGATAATTTTCCTGCTGATTCTATTCTGGGAAAACGAGCTGTATGAGGAAGTAGCGGAGTCAACCATAGAGCACTTGCATGTGGACTACCCTCAGAGCAACATCCGTGTAAGGTACTGTAACCACATGATCTTCCAAAGAATCATCAAGGAACCTGATAACACCTGCAAGAAGGAGCATGTCTTCATCCATGAGAGGCCTCGCAAAATCAATAGTGTTtgcacttctcccaagaagatagCTTGCCAAAACCATTCCAGCACTTTATGCTTCCAGAGTGAGACAAAGTTCAAAATGACGGTCTGTAAGCTCACTGAAGGTGTCAGGTATCCTGCATGCAGGTACCACCTTTCCCCCACAGAGGGGTTCATTCTGGTCACTTGCGACAATACGGGGCCAGTCACTTTTCAGAGATATGTTGACTAA
- the RNASE11 gene encoding LOW QUALITY PROTEIN: probable ribonuclease 11 (The sequence of the model RefSeq protein was modified relative to this genomic sequence to represent the inferred CDS: inserted 1 base in 1 codon), which translates to MEVSLLLLSLGLILVGSSGNKMETIKKEXSEEEMQGDLADSYQEKQTIEVFMNSTLSATNTSSFNTSKDVISLTFRRLHYSFPKGNSPGDNKENYNDMVIWRKVSQANGSCRLSNNFIFGFMEVTGGISKTSSYKCGQDLGIGCSESPELETTMGQLTIGKPFPRRQYHGVTSLKKILAVLTGNSLMSWLVSGCKL; encoded by the exons ATGGAGGTCTCTCTGCTGCTACTCAGCCTGGGCTTGATTCTTGTAGGATCTTCaggaaacaaaatggagacaattaaaaaag tctcaGAGGAAGAAATGCAAGGTGACTTGGCAGACAGTTACCAAGAAAAACAGACCATCGAGGTATTCATGAATTCAACTCTGTCAGCTACAAACACATCCAGCTTTAACACGTCCAAGGATGTTATATCACTGACATTCAGGAGATTACATTATAGCTTCCCCAAGGGGAACAGCCCAGGTGATAACAAAGAGAATTACAATGACATGGTGATCTGGAGAAAAGTTTCACAAGCGAATGGGTCATGCAGGTTGagcaataactttatttttgGCTTCATGGAAGTGACTGGTGGTATATCCAAGACCTCCAGCTATAAGTGTGGGCAGGATCTTGGCATAGGCTGCTCTGAGAGCCCAGAACTGGAGACCACTATGGGCCAGCTCACTATAGGCAAACCATTCCCCAGGCGGCAATACCACGGTGTTAcctcattaaagaaaatattggcagTGCTAACAGGTAATTCTCTGATGAGCTGGTTAGTTAGTGGCTGTAAATTGTAA
- the RNASE9 gene encoding inactive ribonuclease-like protein 9 has translation MKTLLTMQSLPLLLLLLQPLPLQVLMRRRFPDMPDDEGTEEFEEFVDELFSTGPTKPPTKKIFQNHVIIPTILPFYTTEYHCSWDLKIRHVHDRFSCRKEHFFLLVSYEELQKTCSTKFVECRNGVRRCHKTERIIEGVHCKLTSGIKMPECTYEGFPKTGYALITCRWQDDIGEIIPEHVNDILEIPGKH, from the coding sequence ATGAAAACTCTACTCACCATGCagtccctgcctctgctcctcctgctgctgcagccactTCCACTGCAGGTTCTAATGAGACGAAGATTTCCTGATATGCCAGATGATGAGGGGACAGAAGAATTTGAAGAGTTTGTTGATGAGTTATTTAGCACAGGGCCTACCAAACCACCTAccaaaaaaattttccaaaaccATGTCATAATTCCTACTATATTGCCATTTTATACTACTGAATATCACTGTAGTTGGGATTTGAAGATCAGACATGTTCACGACAGGTTTTCCTGCAGGAAAGAACATTTTTTCCTCCTAGTATCATATGAGGAGTTACAAAAGACCTGTAGCACCAAGTTTGTGGAATGTAGGAATGGAGTTAGGAGATGTCACAAGACCGAGAGAATAATAGAAGGAGTGCACTGTAAGTTGACAAGTGGAATTAAGATGCCAGAATGTACTTATGAAGGTTTTCCCAAGACGGGATATGCCCTTATCACTTGCCGATGGCAAGATGATATTGGAGAAATTATTCCTGAGCATGTAAATGATATTTTGGAAATACCTGGCAAGCACTAA